Proteins encoded in a region of the Poecilia reticulata strain Guanapo linkage group LG14, Guppy_female_1.0+MT, whole genome shotgun sequence genome:
- the LOC103476266 gene encoding rho GTPase-activating protein 22-like isoform X1 yields MGLSCFKSWKYDSTGHKGNRDVLASPGSYFFLSNSAGQGDEWLKSLNKGVWIPFTGVFGQRLEETVLYERRYGVRLVPLVVEQCVTFIRERGLHEVGLFRQPGRTSLVKELQEAFDSGERPSFDSGTDVHTVASLLKLYLRQLPEPLVPYSHYQDFLLCGQKLLSDRTGGLEELKNLLHELPVANFNLLNFICQFLNEVQSCSSSNKMNVQNLATVFGPNILRAKAEDPQSIMGAAKLVQVLMSELIREHESLFAKFPPSACSHPSATPLKQPHLQPPPCLRQLSLPLIADHSSESGQPAAHAGHSSCIFSADGKSDLLSGQKKHLGHRYTSSHPENCFYPLPSSSESINHHPGRHKGDFYKYHAGQGSSSVNAQTTTTNPQLQTESSNQGAMGWQRQEKAASAYWSCRRAEEEGEVPEAASGGSSQAQEDSTPSVYDNLDRASLSHTLEDGPTENFDLDSPGTNVGMCEAEVDRAELGTAGDSSSSWSSCEVLPLDESNDDLGVSSPDIPPKRSRMLPLNQRTEQEICDKDDHEDNGVEGNGAKQHPSSWASCSVISISPLSTGSSEVFLPSVAPDLQVQESHLESRDTHSLLAKLRQQMAQQKAEYQNRIERLERCNDVLERQVAVLRLSLEQQRRSQSVAEIKIRNMERAKADADRRNTTLQREMELFFRTYGEIRRRGGDLGRAGGGSI; encoded by the exons GTAACAGAGATGTGCTGGCCAGCCCAGGCTCCTATTTCTTCCTATCCAACAGCGCTGGTCAGGGTGACGAGTGGTTGAAGAGCCTTAACAAGGGAGTCTGGATCCCTTTCACAG gGGTTTTTGGGCAACGTCTGGAGGAGACGGTGCTGTATGAGCGTCGGTATGGAGTGCGCTTGGTTCCTCTGGTGGTGGAGCAGTGTGTGACATTTATCCGGGAACGTGGTCTGCATGAGGTGGGCTTGTTTCGCCAGCCTGGACGCACCAGTCTGGTGAAAGAGCTCCAGGAGGCTTTTGATTCTGGTGAAAGGCCGTCTTTTGACAG CGGGACAGACGTCCACACTGTGGCATCACTGCTGAAGCTCTACCTCAGGCAGCTACCAGAACCTCTGGTTCCCTACAGCCACTACCAGGACTTTCTGCTCTGCGGTCAGAAGCTGTTAAGTGACCGTACAGGG GGTCTGGAGGAGTTGAAGAATCTTCTTCATGAGTTACCTGTCGCAAACTTCAACCTACTCAACTTTATCTGCCA gtttcTGAATGAGGTTCAGAGCTGCTCCAGCAGTAACAAGATGAACGTCCAGAACTTAGCGACCGTGTTTGGACCAAACATCCTTCGAGCCAAAGCTGAAGACCCACAAAGCATCATGGGAG CTGCAAAACTGGTCCAGGTGCTCATGTCAGAGCTGATCAGAGAACACGAATCTCTGTTTGCCAAGTTCCCTCCTTCTGCCTGCTCTCATCCTTCTGCAACGCCTTTGAAGCAACCCCATCTCCAGCCACCGCCCTGCCTTCGCCAGCTGTCTTTGCCTCTTATTGCAGACCACTCAAGTGAATCAGGACAACCAGCCGCACATGCAGGCCACTCTAG TTGTATCTTCTCTGCTGATGGTAAATCAGACTTGCTCTCTGGTCAGAAGAAACACCTTGGCCATCGCTACACTTCCTCCCATCCAGAGAACTGCTTCTACCCCTTGCCTTCCTCCAGTGAGTCCATCAACCACCACCCTGGCAGGCACAAAGGAGATTTTTACAAGTACCATGCTGGGCAGGGTTCATCTTCTGTAAATGCTCAAACCACAACAACCAACCCCCAACTACAGACCGAAAGCTCAAATCAGGGGGCAATGGGATGGCAACGCCAAGAAAAGGCAGCCTCTGCCTACTGGAGCTGCAgaagagcagaggaagagggTGAGGTTCCTGAAGCAGCCAGTGGGGGGAGCAGTCAGGCACAGGAGGACAGTACACCCTCAGTCTATGACAACCTGGACAGAGCCTCTCTGTCTCACACACTGGAGGATGGTCCTACTGAGAACTTTGATTTAGATTCTCCAGGAACCAATGTTGGAATGTGTGAAGCAGAGGTAGATCGAGCTGAACTGGGGACTGCAGGAGACTCCTCTTCCTCATGGTCTTCCTGTGAAGTTCTACCATTAGATGAAAGCAATGACGACCTGGGGGTCAGTAGTCCTGATATCCCACCAAAGAGATCCAGAATGTTGCCTCTGAATCAGAGAACAGAACAGGAAATCTGTGATAAAGATGATCATGAAGACAACGGAGTTGAAGGCAATGGTGCCAAGCAACATCCGAGCTCCTGGGCTTCCTGCTCCGTCATCAGCATCAGCCCTCTCAGCACAGGGAGCTCAGAGGTCTTCCTTCCCTCAGTGGCTCCGGATCTCCAGGTTCAAGAGTCTCACTTAGAGTCGAGGGACACTCATTCTCTGCTGGCAAAGCTGAGGCAGCAGATGGCTCAGCAGAAGGCAGAGTACCAAAACAGGATTGAGAG GTTGGAGCGCTGCAATGACGTCCTCGAACGGCAAGTTGCCGTTCTGCGACTCAGTCTGGAGCAGCAGAGGCGAAGCCAGAGCGTGGCAGAGATCAAGATCAGAAACATGGAACGAGCCAAGGCAGACGCAGACCGCCGGAACACCACCCTTCAGAGGGAGATGGAGCTGTTCTTCAGGACATATGGAGAAAtaaggagaagaggaggagatctgggaagagctggaggaggaagcaTCTGA
- the LOC103476266 gene encoding rho GTPase-activating protein 24-like isoform X2 — protein MGLSCFKSWKYDSTGHKGNRDVLASPGSYFFLSNSAGQGDEWLKSLNKGVWIPFTGVFGQRLEETVLYERRYGVRLVPLVVEQCVTFIRERGLHEVGLFRQPGRTSLVKELQEAFDSGERPSFDSGTDVHTVASLLKLYLRQLPEPLVPYSHYQDFLLCGQKLLSDRTGGLEELKNLLHELPVANFNLLNFICQFLNEVQSCSSSNKMNVQNLATVFGPNILRAKAEDPQSIMGAAKLVQVLMSELIREHESLFAKFPPSACSHPSATPLKQPHLQPPPCLRQLSLPLIADHSSESGQPAAHAGHSSCIFSADGKSDLLSGQKKHLGHRYTSSHPENCFYPLPSSSESINHHPGRHKGDFYKYHAGQGSSSVNAQTTTTNPQLQTESSNQGAMGWQRQEKAASAYWSCRRAEEEGEVPEAASGGSSQAQEDSTPSVYDNLDRASLSHTLEDGPTENFDLDSPGTNVGMCEAEVDRAELGTAGDSSSSWSSCEVLPLDESNDDLGVSSPDIPPKRSRMLPLNQRTEQEICDKDDHEDNGVEGNGAKQHPSSWASCSVISISPLSTGSSEVFLPSVAPDLQVQESHLESRDTHSLLAKLRQQMAQQKAEYQNRIERATHQDRHVYC, from the exons GTAACAGAGATGTGCTGGCCAGCCCAGGCTCCTATTTCTTCCTATCCAACAGCGCTGGTCAGGGTGACGAGTGGTTGAAGAGCCTTAACAAGGGAGTCTGGATCCCTTTCACAG gGGTTTTTGGGCAACGTCTGGAGGAGACGGTGCTGTATGAGCGTCGGTATGGAGTGCGCTTGGTTCCTCTGGTGGTGGAGCAGTGTGTGACATTTATCCGGGAACGTGGTCTGCATGAGGTGGGCTTGTTTCGCCAGCCTGGACGCACCAGTCTGGTGAAAGAGCTCCAGGAGGCTTTTGATTCTGGTGAAAGGCCGTCTTTTGACAG CGGGACAGACGTCCACACTGTGGCATCACTGCTGAAGCTCTACCTCAGGCAGCTACCAGAACCTCTGGTTCCCTACAGCCACTACCAGGACTTTCTGCTCTGCGGTCAGAAGCTGTTAAGTGACCGTACAGGG GGTCTGGAGGAGTTGAAGAATCTTCTTCATGAGTTACCTGTCGCAAACTTCAACCTACTCAACTTTATCTGCCA gtttcTGAATGAGGTTCAGAGCTGCTCCAGCAGTAACAAGATGAACGTCCAGAACTTAGCGACCGTGTTTGGACCAAACATCCTTCGAGCCAAAGCTGAAGACCCACAAAGCATCATGGGAG CTGCAAAACTGGTCCAGGTGCTCATGTCAGAGCTGATCAGAGAACACGAATCTCTGTTTGCCAAGTTCCCTCCTTCTGCCTGCTCTCATCCTTCTGCAACGCCTTTGAAGCAACCCCATCTCCAGCCACCGCCCTGCCTTCGCCAGCTGTCTTTGCCTCTTATTGCAGACCACTCAAGTGAATCAGGACAACCAGCCGCACATGCAGGCCACTCTAG TTGTATCTTCTCTGCTGATGGTAAATCAGACTTGCTCTCTGGTCAGAAGAAACACCTTGGCCATCGCTACACTTCCTCCCATCCAGAGAACTGCTTCTACCCCTTGCCTTCCTCCAGTGAGTCCATCAACCACCACCCTGGCAGGCACAAAGGAGATTTTTACAAGTACCATGCTGGGCAGGGTTCATCTTCTGTAAATGCTCAAACCACAACAACCAACCCCCAACTACAGACCGAAAGCTCAAATCAGGGGGCAATGGGATGGCAACGCCAAGAAAAGGCAGCCTCTGCCTACTGGAGCTGCAgaagagcagaggaagagggTGAGGTTCCTGAAGCAGCCAGTGGGGGGAGCAGTCAGGCACAGGAGGACAGTACACCCTCAGTCTATGACAACCTGGACAGAGCCTCTCTGTCTCACACACTGGAGGATGGTCCTACTGAGAACTTTGATTTAGATTCTCCAGGAACCAATGTTGGAATGTGTGAAGCAGAGGTAGATCGAGCTGAACTGGGGACTGCAGGAGACTCCTCTTCCTCATGGTCTTCCTGTGAAGTTCTACCATTAGATGAAAGCAATGACGACCTGGGGGTCAGTAGTCCTGATATCCCACCAAAGAGATCCAGAATGTTGCCTCTGAATCAGAGAACAGAACAGGAAATCTGTGATAAAGATGATCATGAAGACAACGGAGTTGAAGGCAATGGTGCCAAGCAACATCCGAGCTCCTGGGCTTCCTGCTCCGTCATCAGCATCAGCCCTCTCAGCACAGGGAGCTCAGAGGTCTTCCTTCCCTCAGTGGCTCCGGATCTCCAGGTTCAAGAGTCTCACTTAGAGTCGAGGGACACTCATTCTCTGCTGGCAAAGCTGAGGCAGCAGATGGCTCAGCAGAAGGCAGAGTACCAAAACAGGATTGAGAG AGCCACTCACCAGGACAGGCATGTTTACTGTTAA
- the LOC103476267 gene encoding putative monooxygenase p33MONOX isoform X2, translating into MSGSGDLPAIEGSGMGGMKLPVGMTRRALSYDDNLEAPMSTPPHDISINNLWRRPVIPERKFSQLAEEDEGGAVKQAAGQDGALFKAPAVVKTKASSIIMNSLITKHTQESMYKFEQTVGLTDTSYTPHKGLTAEETRHHHRVPESLQKLQIQSLEAREEKSSSAQSTPSNTPHSSPKQQRRGWFGSTGSEVSISSSNSSVDMGGGGAAGDPGVGGAVERWGVFGPRLPVQSSASDVGSDGSAAGFAIQAYRGAQKPTPMEVMKSQATRLVDNPQRVSPPKMEIPTVEGRRQGARPHKLKHRDMNILTPSGF; encoded by the exons ATGTCTGGATCTGGTGACTTACCAG CCATCGAGGGTTCTGGGATGGGTGGGATGAAACTCCCTGTTGGAATGACTCGACGGGCCCTCAGCTACGACGACAACCTGGAGGCCCCCATGTCCACGCCGCCTCACGACATCAGCATCAACAACCTGTGGAGGCGGCCTGTAATACCGGAGAGGAAGTTCTCCCAGCTGGCTGAG GAGGATGAAGGCGGCGCCGTCAAACAGGCTGCCGGGCAGGATGGCGCCCTCTTCAAGGCTCCAGCTGTAGTGAAAACTAAGGCTTCGTCCATCATCATGAATTCTCTCATCACCA AACACACTCAGGAAAGCATGTACAAGTTTGAGCAGACGGTGGGCCTCACCGACACCAGTTACACTCCACACAAAGGCCTGACAGCGGAGGAGACGAGACACCACCACCGCGTCCCCGAGTCCCTCCAG AAGCTGCAGATCCAAAGCCTGGAGGCCAGAGAAGAGAAATCCTCCTCTGCCCAGTCCACTCCATCGAACACTCCGCACAGCTCGCCGAAGCAGCAGCGCAG AGGCTGGTTCGGGAGtacggggtcagaggtcagcatcAGCTCCTCTAACAGCAGTGTGGacatgggaggaggaggagcggcgGGAGATCCAGGCGTAGGTGGAGCGGTCGAGCGGTGGGGCGTATTTGGGCCTCGACTTCCTGTCCAGAGTTCAGCCTCTGACGTGGGATCAGAcggttctgctgcag GCTTTGCCATCCAGGCGTACCGTGGAGCCCAGAAGCCGACCCCCATGGAGGTGATGAAGTCGCAGGCCACACGGCTAGTTGACAACCCCCAGAGGGTGTCCCCACCCAAAATGGAGATCCCCACGGTGGAGGGTCGGCGGCAGGGAGCGCGGCCACACAAGCTCAAACACCGAGACATGAACATCCTGACGCCGTCCGGCTTCTGA
- the LOC103476267 gene encoding putative monooxygenase p33MONOX isoform X1 produces the protein MSGSGDLPAIEGSGMGGMKLPVGMTRRALSYDDNLEAPMSTPPHDISINNLWRRPVIPERKFSQLAEEDEGGAVKQAAGQDGALFKAPAVVKTKASSIIMNSLITKHTQESMYKFEQTVGLTDTSYTPHKGLTAEETRHHHRVPESLQKLQIQSLEAREEKSSSAQSTPSNTPHSSPKQQRRGWFGSTGSEVSISSSNSSVDMGGGGAAGDPGVGGAVERWGVFGPRLPVQSSASDVGSDGSAAAGFAIQAYRGAQKPTPMEVMKSQATRLVDNPQRVSPPKMEIPTVEGRRQGARPHKLKHRDMNILTPSGF, from the exons ATGTCTGGATCTGGTGACTTACCAG CCATCGAGGGTTCTGGGATGGGTGGGATGAAACTCCCTGTTGGAATGACTCGACGGGCCCTCAGCTACGACGACAACCTGGAGGCCCCCATGTCCACGCCGCCTCACGACATCAGCATCAACAACCTGTGGAGGCGGCCTGTAATACCGGAGAGGAAGTTCTCCCAGCTGGCTGAG GAGGATGAAGGCGGCGCCGTCAAACAGGCTGCCGGGCAGGATGGCGCCCTCTTCAAGGCTCCAGCTGTAGTGAAAACTAAGGCTTCGTCCATCATCATGAATTCTCTCATCACCA AACACACTCAGGAAAGCATGTACAAGTTTGAGCAGACGGTGGGCCTCACCGACACCAGTTACACTCCACACAAAGGCCTGACAGCGGAGGAGACGAGACACCACCACCGCGTCCCCGAGTCCCTCCAG AAGCTGCAGATCCAAAGCCTGGAGGCCAGAGAAGAGAAATCCTCCTCTGCCCAGTCCACTCCATCGAACACTCCGCACAGCTCGCCGAAGCAGCAGCGCAG AGGCTGGTTCGGGAGtacggggtcagaggtcagcatcAGCTCCTCTAACAGCAGTGTGGacatgggaggaggaggagcggcgGGAGATCCAGGCGTAGGTGGAGCGGTCGAGCGGTGGGGCGTATTTGGGCCTCGACTTCCTGTCCAGAGTTCAGCCTCTGACGTGGGATCAGAcggttctgctgcag CAGGCTTTGCCATCCAGGCGTACCGTGGAGCCCAGAAGCCGACCCCCATGGAGGTGATGAAGTCGCAGGCCACACGGCTAGTTGACAACCCCCAGAGGGTGTCCCCACCCAAAATGGAGATCCCCACGGTGGAGGGTCGGCGGCAGGGAGCGCGGCCACACAAGCTCAAACACCGAGACATGAACATCCTGACGCCGTCCGGCTTCTGA